ACATAGTGATTTCCATGACTCAACGAGCACAACAGAGGTCAAATATCTGCGTCTTTAAGGCACTATAGGTTAGCCCGAAGACTTTTTTCAGCTTGCGCTTTAAGGTTCCTTCCCAAGCAGCCCATACAGGGAACCTGTGGCAAGCGAGATTGGCTCGATTCTCAGGGGCTCATTCAAACTCCCCTCCCCTTTTCATATTTCTGCATCCGTCCGTATTAGCTTAGTCTATTGTCATTATGCTCACTAAGACCATTACAATGTATCAACATAATGTCGTCGCAGCCTTCTGATATGCTTTCGCGGCTTGGGAGCGAGCCATTAGACAATCTTGattcaccatgtcatgaTCCTACACTGTCCTCTCCTTCCATAACCACCTCGGCGGCTACAAAAAGGCGCTACTCGAAAGTGTGGCACTATACACCTGTTGGCCGCAATGAGGTTACTCTTAATGCGAAGGGGAAGTCAATATGGCGCTGCAAGTACTGCGCAAAGGAGTAtctcgagtctggtggaacaaCTGTTATTTCAACCCATCTAAAGGACCGGCATAATATCGATATATCTTCTACCCAAGAAACCCGAACTGCATTGATGCAAGCCACAATTTGTCGACGCCTTCGAAAAggcccatcaaaccaccgaTTATAAACGCCGCTGTCTATCCACGATTGCAACTCACGATGTAGACCCTGCCGTCCTCGAACAACTATACGACAGTGGATCACGACCTGCAGTGTGTCTTTTCGTATGGCAAAGCAAGCAGAATTCAGGGCCTTACTTTGCTTCCTGAATCCAGCGATCGacaactggctgccaaactcTCCTTCAACCATACGCAGTTGTACTTTGCGGACATATGAGACCCAGAAACTTCGAGTCAAACGCGAGACCCAGTTAGCTCTCTCGAAAGTACACTTCACAGTTGATCTCTGGACTTCGCCTAATGCCCTTGCgattcttggcattgttgcaCACTATACATCCGAATCCGGCCAGTTAGAATACTCCGTTCTGGCTTTGAGAGAACTCGACGGCAAGCACTCGGGCCCAAATATGGCAGACTGTGTTATGGAAATTATCAACGACTATGGAATTGCCTCCAAAGTGGGctatttcatgatggacaatgcagacaacaacggtacaatgatgaaggctctTTCTACTCGTACGTACGTCATATAGCCAGCTCACGCATTGTACAGCGGGGGTTTACAGACCACAATGCATTCACAGCCCGTGACCCATGCTAAGTGGCCCGTGAATAGTACCTTTCGACCAGTATCAGATTGTCTACAATGCGGAACACCACCGCCTGCGCTGCAACGGCCATATCATAAACCTAGCCGCTCAGTCCTTTCTCTTTCAGACCAACGATGAATctcttgcagatgagaatAATACGAGCGCCTTGACAACGCCCACGGAACTCGAGATggagcaatggcgacgcAAGGGGCCTCTTGGGAAACTACATAATATCGTGGCATATATCCAGCGGAGCCCACAACGCTTGGCCAATTTCAGAGAGCTCAGTGGCGGCCGCAACCTCGTACGGGACAACTCTACTcgctggaactcttggtaTGCGATGATCCGTACTGCAACGAAGCTTAAGACTGCGATCAACCTCTTTTGCCACCAGTATCAAGAGAACAGCGACGACCTGTTGTCGGAAAAGGACTGGCAAgaattgcaaaagctccagGACTTCCTGTTGTTCTTCTATGATGCCACAACAGGGACAGAAGGTCGCAATGCAACCATTGACAGAGTATTGCCGACAATGGACTTCCTCCTTGAGCAGTTTTGAGACTGCAAAGGAAAAATATGCGGATGACCCGTTCATGAGTCCTTGTTGCAACTCCGgctgggccaagctggataAGTATTACAGCTTGACGGACAGATCGCCGGTCTATATTGCAGCACTAGTATTATCTCCACAGTGGAAGTGGGACTATATTGACAACAATTGGCCTTCAGACTGGCGGGAGCCTTGTCGGAAACAAATGTTGGATTTCTGGACCAAAGAATATAAATCCACTGCGGTTACAGTCCCTACTCAGACGTCAGAAGCAGGTAATAAGGTCAAGAACTCCTTTCACAAGTGGGCGCAGCAGAGGAAAGGGAGCAGCCTCAGTCAGGACGAGTACACAAAGtatcttcttgctccaatAGTACCAGAAGTGACGGATCCTCGatcctggtggcttgagccTACTCAGAGGAAGTCTTACCCGGCTCTATCTATTATGGCTTTAGATGTATTGTCCATTCCGGCAATGTCGGCGGAGCCAGAACGCCTGTTTTCGGGTACAAAGATCACTATTACAGACCGTAGGAATCGCATGGGCATTGAAAGTATTGAGGCGACGGAATGCCTCAaatcatggcttggcaaaggcagcagggtggcctttgccgacagtgatggatagaaacatAGACGTTTCAgatacagtttcatatgatATGAAACTGTGCTCTGTATCGTTTCACTGAAACGCCTTGCCGTTTCAGTTTCAGAGTTTCAGTAAGTTTCAGCATATAGTATAAATATCGCCATAACTCCCAATGTAAATGTCACTATTCAATTCTCTGGTTTAATATCTCCATATCTGGCTTTGAAATGCCACCACACTTGTTTAAAGCGCTCTTTTTATGCTGAACTTAACTCAGACTCGGAACTTTTGAAATGTCAGCCCCACTTTGTAAATCCGACGATGCGAAACCtgacctcgacaaaccgcgcaagaagggcatcacGGATGAGTTTTGTCACGCCGATTGTCATTCAAGTTCAGTAACTAGATAATTGGTCAAGATATCCAGTTTACAGCGTTTTCATACGTTGCTTCTCGGCCAGATGAAGGATAAgtatgaaacatatgaaacatatgaaacgaAATCGGAACAGACCTCCGTTTCAGTGATTGAAACTGACACTGAGCTctgtttcagtttcaatacgtttctatccatcactgtACAGAGGAAGCTTCACGCTGACCGCCAGGCGTCAGAAGATCTGAGCCGAGTTACGGAGTATTTCCAGAGGCTCTCTGCCGTCTATCAGACAGAAGGGATATTGCCAGAAGATatatggaatatggacgAGACTGGATTTCGCATTGGCATTGGGAAGAATGAAATGATCGTCACAAAGCGCAAGAGAGCTCATTATTTTGGCATTCCCGAAAACAGGGAGTCTGCGACTGCGATCGAGGCAATATCTGCTGGCGGGGAATACATACCCGCCTTCTTGATCGTGGCTGGGCAAGTCCATATGGCTCAATGGTATGCACAGCCTGAATTAAACCCAGATACAGCCGTCAGACCGACCCCGAGTGGCTACACAAATGATCAAGTAGGCTTAGAATGGCTTGAACACTTTGACAAGCATACAAGGAAGAAAACAGTGGGAAGAAAGcgccttctcatccttgaCGGGCACGGTTCACATCATACCAGGGAGTTTATTACCTACTGTGACGCCCATAATATCGTGCCCTTCGGCTTGCCTCCAAATCTGACGCATCTCCTGCAGCCACTGGATGTGGTGGTCTTCCAGCCATTGAAACACTACCACGCGAAGGCACTCGATCTGCTGGTTCGAGAcgtcctcgtcaacatcaccaaggTTGAGTTTCTGAGCTGTATTGAAGAGGTTCGCGTGCGGACATTCAAGAAGAGCACCATCCTCTCTTCATTTCAGAAGACGGGGATCTGGCCATTCAACCCACAGCTAGTTCTTCAGATTCTTGAAGAGCGCCAGGCAAAGAAGACACCCTCGCCACCTTCAAGCTCAGGAGGCATGCGTTCATCACCATTTTCCACGCCGTTGACGCTCAGGCAGATGAACAAGGTGGCTGACAAGTTAGAGGACGTCCTCCAAGAAGACCGGGATCTGGACCCAGAGTTTGCACACGATATTAGTCGGTTTATCAGGGGGTCGCTAGTCAGTGCAACCGAGCTCCTGCAGACTAAGAGGGATCTGGGGAGGACTCATTATGCGCAGCGTATCCAAAAACAACGGCGAGCTATGAAAAACTCACCACTCCAATCGGGGGGAGTGTTGACAGTGGCTCAAGCTCGGCACTCGGTGCAGCGTAAGGAAGAAGACTTGGTGGCTAAGGCCAGGAAGGTGGTAGAGGCCCAGGACCAGAAAGCATTTAATATGGTTAAACGGACAATATTTGAAGCAGCAAAGGTAGCACGTAAATGGAGGATGTCTGGAAGGTTGAAACCAGCGGTAGTATACGAGAGTGGTTTCCTTCCTAGGACGCTGAAGCGATTTTAAAGTTGAGCAGACGAAAAAGTGTCCGTTGTGGTGATCTGTCcgttttggtggtgagcacatctttagatggtgcgagtcCTGCGAGtgccaataaagtggggAGTGGCACGAGTAGGAAGAACGGCAAACTAAAGATCCTCACGAGGAAAGAGTTAACCGCTATTCGTAAAACTGGCCAGAAACTATACGACGCGAAACACAAGGCTAATAACGACGCGGCACGCCCTACAACATCCCAAGACCAGAATACGTCGGATACCCGAAGCTCTTCGCTGAGCGACCCCGAAACAGCAATGGACACCAACCCCACCGAAACCACAAACAGCGAAGACGCTGACGAttcaactcaacaccacagtAAAATGATATGATAATAGACTTGTTAAAAGCGATTTCACGAATTTCCTTTCGACTTCTCCGGCCGTAATCCGTCGAGCTTCGGGAAGTGTCCAAATAACTTAGGTGTCGAAATCGGTGTCCCGATCATCACTCCTTGCGGGTCGACTGTGGCTGTGAAAGTGATACCAcccagcatcaaccaactGGTGACATGGACGAAGCGCGGATGCCAGAAGCTTCCTCGGACGATGTCCGCGAAACAAAGAGACTTATATGTTCAATGGCATTTTATTGGATATATGATGTTCACAGCATATTTTAGAACAGACGACGTTGGGAGCAGCGCCTTGGCAGGACGCGGCAGTGCTTACTGTGGGTGAGTATTTATGTCTGCTGAAGAGCTGGGCTGTTTCTACATTTGTAAATCTTGCATCCTTAACTGCCATAATTTTGAAAATTTGTTATCACTACATTCAcaggcattgtagtattaAACCATCACTTGAAAATACTCCACCACACCTAACCACAACACATCATGGGTGTAGCGAAAgcagccatcaaaatcatcgtcatcccaatcgtcgtcgtcttcgtaCTCATCGCCCTTGCGGTGTTTTTGTGCATTTGTCTCCGCCGCAGGagaaagaacaagaaaagagagGTTGAAAGCCAGCAATTCCCCCCTGCTGCTCCGCCAGTGGGCTATCCTCCAGCTCAACCGATGCCTTACCCGCCGAATCAGGGAGACCGCCCTCATGGATAGTGTTAATGTACGTTTGGTATAAGGAGAGGGTCAGTGGTGCGTGAGTAGCTGCTACGGAATTAGAGCTCTGGTCGGGCCAGTGATTTGGAACAGTTCGGAAGTTTTGATTTGAATCACCTAGGTTCTTGAGTGCTTTTGGAAAAGTTGTTGAAAGCCTTTCGTTTGAATAGTTACCAATTGTACGAAGTTTGACGCGTTTCTGTTCGGCTCGTCATGATTTGCTAAGGCATACTTGTTCACCACTGTCCAGGGTTCAAAGTCACTACACATATTTCCACATATGGACTCACATATGTATCCATATCTGTCACGTTACGAGACccattgttaactaagcttctTTTCAAAATcattattcttgttgttcttcgtgctgcagacagagtctgcagctgcctttttaatactagaaaacttcccTTCGTCCGAATCTGTTTTTCGGTTAAGTTTAGTCATGATAACCGACAGTATGAAAACCAGGAATTACACCAAatttgcttgttctatcaacagaggcagttttatccgacaataATCGCATTCATGGCCGGGAATGCAGAAAGGGTGCATTTTCTGCCCTTCAGAGACTTACACAGACCCAAGAAAATCAGCTCACAGAATGGGTTCTTCTCCAGGACGCTCTTGGCCTCCATTCACATACCTCTCATGTTTTGCAACCACTTGATTTGTCGGTCTTCTCACCTCTCAAGCACTTCTACCGCAGGCAGATCGGATTTCTCAGCCTCTTGACCGATTCAAGCCCGGTAGGCAAGCAAAACTTCCTTGAATGCTATCAGAAAGCCCGGAGGCAAGCGCTTACTGCCTCAAATATAAAAGGTGGTTGGAAAGCAAGCGGATTTTGGCCGGTGTCCGTCGCGAAGCCTCTTCTGAGCCCTCTACTACTGGAGAACGGCAATAAGGGTAAAGAGAACGCGCAGAAGTGTACTAGTGCTTTAAAAACTCCTTTAACTGCCAGATCTTGGCTATCGGAAGCATCACAGATGGAATGGTCGACTCTGAGGAGGTCCAAAGACCTGAAGCTTCAAGTGCTCCATTTCAGTCAGTTGGAAGACGACGGCCCCACAAAGAGATTGCTCTTCAGAAAGATAACTAAAGGGTTTGATGAAAAGGACACCCTTCTGGCAAAAGCTCAAATGCGAATAGAGGCACTGGAAACACAATTGGAGGCTGCTAGACCtaagagaaggaagaaggtTGAAGTCAGTCCCAACTCGAGGTTCGTCGATATCATGGCGATACAGCGCACGCAAGAGGAAGTTATGGCAACTGAAAACGAAGTTGACGAAGCATCCGAGACTTTTCCATCCGATATTGAGGATGACTGCATCGTAGTATAATACGAATTGGTGGTGAATAGATGGCGATTGAATTGAAGGCCAAATTTTGCACACGATAATTTTGGGGGTGTCCAAAAGTGGGGGGTGCCCATTTCTATGTGTAGGGACTTAATAGAACACACAGGCAGAGTTATGACATGCTGGTAGTTGTTCGTTGTCCTCTATAAAAAGCAGAATCCTCCGATACTAAATACTTTGGAAGGTTGGCTTACTGCAGTTGCCTTCCTGGCAAAACAGCTGAGTGATCAGTCAACAAAGGCAGCTCTATCTTCCAGATATGTCTTAAGAGTGCAAACAACCCCTTATTGACGCCTAGTCGTTGAAAGAGTTTTGAGGGGAACAATGAGCCATCGCCGTGCCGCGGGCCAAACAGGGAATTCCTTGATACGATCGGCACGGCATATAACGGCACAAACTGAATGTTCGTTTGGGAACGGCTTCCTCTAAGATGACACGGAGCCAGCTTTGCTGTTAAATGTGCCTGAGCAGTAATGTTTTCCAAACAAATCTGCATAATCAGCGGCTTGCACTTGTTGCTCTCTGGTATGGAAACGTGCATTGCAGCATCGGCCACATTTGCCGCCGAACGATAATTTCTAGTTATCGCTTACCACTCGGTGAACCGTGACAGCTACCTTCCCTGCAGGCTTCGGCTAGCAATTTCTTCCATCGATCAGTATAATCCAGAAATATCCATCCGTGGGGTTATTGGGGCTAGGACTTACAGAACATACGCGACAGATGCGCATAATCAGCACAAAGAGGATGATAACAAGAGTTGTGACGCCGACGCACTTAACTAAAGTCGTTTTCCGATGGAATTGAAGCTCAACTGTTCTGGGTTTCCAGTCGGGCCTGGAAATCATTACATTGCCTTCCTCGTCTACGATGGCCAATCGCGTCGGGTCAAGCTTGAACACTGGCAACATTCGAAAGTCCTATTCGAGGCTGCAGAAGGTTGGTTATGAGAAGTGAGCTACAAATTtagttgttttgtgatgcAACGAGTCGGGGAACGTGACGCGGGCCAAGGAGTTCTGGGCGAGTTACGGGGGGATGAAAGCGTAGCAACCTTTGTGGCTCCGTCAATCCAGTGGTTCTGCATTGGGGCCATGCACCCGAAGCGCGGATCTGTTCCAGTTGCAGCTTCCCATCGCATGTCTGCTGAGGTATCGGTTCACCACTGGCGCAGGCATGGTTCTTCGGTGGCTAAATTCAGTCTGTCACAACCAAGCCCTGTAGCATTGGTCACACTAGAGCCACCTTACAAGACACCCTCCATTTTGATAGCGTGGCTTGCCTGGTCCAGGGTCCCCATAGAAATCACGCTCAGCCACCTCCCGAGAAGTGGCCCACCAAATTTATCGCCACCCATCCAGTTGGCCATGCAGGCCCCCTCAGTCGTGATCAACCCGCGTCGAGGAAATTGCAACAAACTAAACACTGGCTCAGGGCCGGCGTCAGTGCCTCGCTGATGCGTTAAATGGTAGAGACGAAAAGGTAAAAGTTA
The DNA window shown above is from Pochonia chlamydosporia 170 chromosome Unknown PCv3seq00015, whole genome shotgun sequence and carries:
- a CDS encoding BED zinc finger domain-containing protein, with protein sequence MLSRLGSEPLDNLDSPCHDPTLSSPSITTSAATKRRYSKVWHYTPVGRNEVTLNAKGKSIWRCKYCAKEYLESGGTTVISTHLKDRHNIDISSTQETRTAHQTTDYKRRCLSTIATHDVDPAVLEQLYDSGSRPAVCLFVWQTIDNWLPNSPSTIRSCTLRTYETQKLRVKRETQLALSKVHFTVDLWTSPNALAILGIVAHYTSESGQLEYSVLALRELDGKHSGPNMADCVMEIINDYGIASKVGYFMMDNADNNGTMMKYQIVYNAEHHRLRCNGHIINLAAQSFLFQTNDESLADENNTSALTTPTELEMEQWRRKGPLGKLHNIVAYIQRSPQRLANFRELSGGRNLVRDNSTRWNSWYAMIRTATKLKTAINLFCHQYQENSDDLLSEKDWQELQKLQDFLLFFYDATTGTEGRNTAKEKYADDPFMSPCCNSGWAKLDKYYSLTDRSPVYIAALVLSPQWKWDYIDNNWPSDWREPCRKQMLDFWTKEYKSTAVTVPTQTSEAGNKVKNSFHKWAQQRKGSSLSQDEYTKYLLAPIVPEVTDPRSWWLEPTQRKSYPALSIMALDVLSIPAMSAEPERLFSGTKITITDRRNRMGIESIEATECLKSWLGKGSRVAFADSDG